Proteins encoded by one window of Chanos chanos chromosome 7, fChaCha1.1, whole genome shotgun sequence:
- the LOC115816453 gene encoding ladderlectin-like, with translation MAILTISLLLFAVFIADGATGKICGCPPGWEKFQDRCYLFVSTPRTWAEAERECLRLGGNLASVRNAAEDSVLRKMLRNQRTWIGAYDATQDGLWLWSDGSKFDYSGWMSGEPNNHNGRREDCVEIRNASKYHKQI, from the exons ATGGCGATTTTGACCATTTCACTGCTCCTCTTTGCAGTCTTCATTGCTGATGGTGCAACAG GAAAAATTTGCGGATGTCCACCTGGTTGGGAAAAGTTTCAAGATCGATGTTACCTCTTTGTCAGCACCCCACGAACATGGGCTGAAGCAGAG agagAATGTTTGAGACTTGGTGGTAACCTTGCATCTGTGCGCAATGCAGCAGAAGATAGCGTCCTTCGGAAGATGTTGAGGAACCAGCGTACCTGGATAGGAGCCTATGATGCTACTCAG GACGGTTTGTGGTTGTGGAGTGATGGGTCTAAGTTTGACTACAGTGGATGGATGTCTGGTGAACCCAATAACCACAACGGAAGGAGAGAGGACTGTGTGGAGATCCGTAATGCTAGTAAGTACCATAAACAGATCTGA